One Haloarchaeobius amylolyticus DNA window includes the following coding sequences:
- a CDS encoding AAA family ATPase — protein sequence MSSSEPDSTIDSPEPLVVLSHLVHRLLKREGGTVPVERVTLRVCDYVDIGEQEAADLLDAGAADGTFTLDRGSGGSTTIVGVSPQGPEPPVITEAFGGPAGASAGDDFEILDVVTESIATALRNAGYTTFTELVDAEVADLANLTGTLTESRAEAILQAAPRHVPVGVWLARVADARYSRRLDETGQHGVAQVLDITTANEAVGEPRYRTDGLSPDAVDAQYVSDIGRNAQDPVPTGLHILDNPDHPDVPKAATHPDAGDDALPVDEAGDVVPPAAPTEPRLQLPLDELLAKKLARGLVPVRVVGPRGSGKNYLVKYLCHRTNRGYVSVDCDEATHTEDLFGPLTPTEDGLIAPRNGPAKQALLNGSVLVLNEFPVMRAGAAMSLHRLLNEGKLLVKAHGELVEPHPSARIVITMNPPTREYRDSEPMNSATRGRFRALEQPYIQDVEEEVVTLDAQVNTSHEVVDRGTLRKIVQFAHQSRQNESWPTLSTRNLTILCEHIEDGASPKAAVKNEVWAVAEPNQYPEDTYETLNDYL from the coding sequence ATGTCTTCATCAGAACCCGACTCGACGATCGACTCGCCAGAACCGCTCGTCGTCCTTTCGCACCTGGTGCATCGCCTCCTCAAGCGCGAGGGCGGGACGGTCCCGGTCGAACGCGTTACGCTTCGAGTCTGTGATTACGTCGATATCGGTGAGCAAGAGGCCGCCGATCTCCTCGATGCTGGAGCAGCGGATGGGACGTTCACGCTCGACCGGGGGTCTGGTGGGAGCACGACAATCGTCGGCGTCTCTCCACAGGGTCCAGAACCGCCCGTGATTACGGAAGCGTTCGGTGGTCCCGCTGGCGCGTCTGCGGGTGACGATTTCGAAATTCTCGATGTCGTCACCGAAAGCATTGCGACTGCACTCAGAAACGCAGGCTACACGACGTTCACCGAGCTAGTCGACGCGGAAGTTGCTGACCTCGCGAATCTGACTGGCACGCTAACAGAGAGCCGAGCAGAGGCGATTCTTCAGGCCGCTCCCCGGCACGTTCCGGTCGGTGTGTGGCTTGCGCGAGTTGCTGACGCCCGATACTCTCGACGACTCGATGAAACTGGGCAGCATGGTGTCGCTCAGGTCCTCGACATTACGACTGCCAACGAGGCCGTGGGGGAACCCCGCTACCGCACGGATGGCTTATCGCCTGATGCCGTCGACGCACAGTATGTGTCCGATATCGGGCGGAATGCACAGGATCCTGTCCCAACAGGCCTCCACATCCTCGATAACCCTGACCATCCTGACGTACCGAAGGCAGCGACACATCCTGACGCCGGTGATGACGCCCTCCCAGTCGACGAAGCGGGCGACGTCGTCCCGCCAGCAGCTCCGACCGAACCACGGCTTCAACTTCCGCTGGACGAACTCCTCGCGAAGAAACTCGCTCGTGGGCTGGTTCCAGTTCGGGTTGTTGGCCCTCGAGGCTCCGGGAAGAACTATCTGGTCAAGTACCTGTGTCACCGGACGAATCGGGGCTACGTCTCGGTAGACTGTGACGAGGCAACCCACACGGAGGATCTCTTCGGACCGCTCACCCCCACCGAGGACGGGCTAATTGCACCGCGGAACGGTCCCGCAAAGCAAGCGCTTCTGAACGGGTCGGTGCTGGTGCTCAATGAGTTTCCAGTGATGCGAGCCGGCGCCGCGATGTCTCTACACCGCCTGCTCAATGAGGGGAAACTCCTCGTGAAGGCCCACGGTGAGTTGGTCGAACCTCATCCGTCTGCGCGAATTGTGATTACGATGAACCCACCGACCAGGGAGTACCGTGATTCCGAGCCGATGAACTCGGCCACTCGTGGCCGGTTCCGAGCGCTGGAGCAGCCCTACATTCAGGACGTCGAGGAAGAGGTCGTCACGCTGGATGCACAGGTGAATACCAGTCACGAAGTTGTGGATCGCGGGACGCTCAGGAAGATCGTCCAGTTCGCTCATCAGAGCCGGCAGAACGAGAGCTGGCCAACTCTCTCGACTCGGAATCTGACGATTCTCTGTGAGCACATTGAGGACGGTGCTTCACCGAAGGCGGCGGTCAAGAACGAGGTGTGGGCGGTCGCCGAGCCGAATCAGTATCCGGAGGACACCTACGAGACACTGAATGACTATCTGTAA